Proteins encoded together in one Impatiens glandulifera chromosome 1, dImpGla2.1, whole genome shotgun sequence window:
- the LOC124918710 gene encoding thioredoxin H2-like codes for MGAVLSSIFGGGAAYAAESSSSEPSRVKEFPSSDRWNLYFNSAKQVPKLMVIDFSATWCGPCKLMEPALNAMSSKYTDVDFVKIDVDQLNDVAQKFQVEAMPTFVLLKNGKEVDRLMGADKAGLEKKIEKHREKPKFAA; via the exons ATGGGAGCGGTTTTGTCAAGCATCTTTGGCGGCGGCGCCGCCTACGCCGCCGAATCATCATCGTCGGAGCCATCTCGCGTCAAGGAATTTCCCTCTTCTGATCGATGGAATCTCTATTTCAACTCCGCCAAACAAGTCCCTAAGCTG ATGGTGATCGATTTCTCTGCAACATGGTGTGGTCCCTGCAAGTTAATGGAACCAGCACTCAACGCCATGTCCTCCAAGTACACCGACGTTGATTTCGTCAAGATCGACGTCGATCAATTGAAT GACGTGGCCCAGAAgtttcaagttgaagcaatGCCTACGTTTGTGTTGCTGAAGAACGGGAAGGAAGTAGACAGGCTCATGGGGGCTGACAAGGCAGGGCTCgagaagaagattgaaaagcACAGGGAGAAACCAAAGTTTGCCGCTTAA